aataaaattaaaatgtaagaaGAAGCATTTTAAAactgaacaatataaaaaaaagaagatgtggtatgattgccaatgagacaacggtccacaagagaccaatatgacacagaactTTAGTGTAGGGTTCTGTTGACATGTTCCACAAGAATTAGAGGGACCATTTGTAATATCCTTTACAGGGGAAAGGTGTCTTTCTATGAAGGATTCTCTTGTAAACCGACTTTTTAttccccacctacgatagtagaggggcattatgttttctggtctgtgcgtccattcgcttgtccagcttcaggttaaagtttttgtacCAAATTATAGTTctaaccccaatttcacggtccactcaacatagaaaatgacagtgtGAGTGGGTTAGCtatgtactgaggacacattcttgtttttaattctAGTGCAGGGACAAATGTATGTAGACTTGTTCATTTCACTTCCTTGATGGTTGAAAGCTGCCTGCTTAATTAAGATGATTTATTACTTGTCAGTGAAACTGTCAGTTTACTCATGAATATGAAACCACAGTCTATTGTTTGTTTATAATCATTATTTCTAGTGTGCTCAGTTTAACAAATCAAAACACAATGCCAGATacaatattaaagttttattagTAATTTAAGTTGATGGACATTCATTTATCAAGGAATTAATTGATCAATCATAAATTGACAAGATTTATTTAGATTATTGTGATAATTTTAACTTTTTGTGGACACAGTATGTTGAGATTGGCATCGGAACATACTGTTGAATGTTGTACTTGTCCATTGTTGGTGATGTCTTTGTTGGCAGAAATTTGTCTGTTGTAtgtattcaaaatgaaatgattgaactgttttctatttgtatcgTGCCTTAAATATTATCTCTAGTAGTTTACTGATTTCCTGACCTGCCAAAAGTTTATCCCTGACTGCGTGAAATATGAACTTTAAAGAAACATCAATTGATCATTTTGCTGTTAAAGGGAGTCTATGCTTATCAACCACACAGTGATTTAAGGCTCAACCACAGGcctaaattttcttaaaattcagtTTGGGCATTTCGATTTTAAAGTCTATTGGGAAGACTGACATAGATATGATAGTGTAGATTTGTTGCAGAAGTGTTTTCTGTAAACTTATATGAACAAAGTACACACTGAATAAGAAGCCTTAATCTGAAAATGATATCTTGATCTCAAATTACTGGACTTCTTTTATAAGAATTGAGTTTGCGAAGActttttttataagatattatCTATGGTTAAAGATAGTCATTGTAattacatcattttttttaaacgctTCCTAAATGGTTCTAAAAGCAGCCAGAATGATGTGTTAAACAAACGCCTACAAGTTCAtgaagttttaaattattttcttcatTGAGTTGGTAACAGGCTAAAAAAATAATAGGATTTCAATTACTGAACTTTTATTTCTGAAGAActgaaaaaaaatctcatttgGAAATGTTAAAGAATGATTTAAGTAATAAAACTTACTCATTGATTCCCACGCTTCACTTATAACTGGTCTGTACTCCTGGAAAATGCGGTAAACGTCATTTGGGACCTATCAGGTAATACTTCTACAGAACTCATCTATTTCTCTTCAGAGAATTACAAAATGTCAAGTGTTTTAAAATTCGAGTAATGGCTTTCATCCCACAAGTGCCAACTGtattgaaattgacatatttaagtTTTGCATGTTATACAATTGCACCAGACTGAGTTGTCAGAAAATGTTAAAGTTTATAACATGCTTTGTCAAGTTATAGGGAAGAGTTAATGTAAATTTAAACTGTATTTTTGCAATGTAAAGTTTACATTAAAGTCTTTTTCACcaaaactattgatttttttttttttatctagattttttttttatggaagagGGAACTTCAAGTCAAATATTGACACTAAAATTTGTTTAAAGTTAAAATGGCCAGGACTTAAAATTGACTTTTATTGACTTTTTTGGGTGATTGATAGTAAAATTGTTGGTAAACATTATCAACATTATTTCTATTGTTACTCACTAAATTGTATTGATTAGGGTAAAAGTGATATTTGTATGAAACTAAGCAATACCATTTGAGTATATGTATCTGTCAAGATCTAAGTATGTACGTTCTATGAACAGAATTCATGTACAAATCAATAAGTACTTGTTTCAATGACACTTGTGTTAAGAAATAGATATGGTACAGGAATTGATCATGTCTTCAATAAAGTTTTACCAATATGAAGGAAGTTCtgaatttaattcaattaaattgaaaaaatagcacttaaaaagttataaatactTTTAGATTTGCATTTAAACACATAGTAGTAGTTTTTTTATGCGTCACCTAGGGGCATTTTGTTTTTTCAGTCTGTGTGTCCGTTCATcagtctgtcccacttcaggttaaagtttttggataaatttggaagtgcaatcaatttgaaacttagtacacactagaacacacccgtgatatcgcgggtccgtgactgaattaaagtatataactatgcgtatgccttattttagtattggtattgtcatctgataaagtcatgccgattataagatgcacagttttctctgctttcaaaatctttttgtttgaaccggtcgacctggaacctatccattattggtaatattaacaatttggaaaacaaaagggcctggaatggagtattttttactcaatagtatacagcaaaattccaaatacaccgtttggtggtgcgcctgttagatgcggaacgtatacagataaggtaataggtaacaggtgaatatactgcagtactattggtatcggtgtcggactcgatccggaacttctttattattggcaatattaattacgtggaaaacaaaggggcctggagtggtgtaatttttaatcaacaccattgtactatattagttatgtataaagttgaattctttgattcgtcgtttttacatgatgacggctgacaaattggacctcgttattttagtattatagatgtatgtCCCCTTTGATAGGGCGTATGACATTTTcactgattttgaaaattttcattctttcatttgtgccgattttatatttgctcctaattagatttacatgtaagttaatacttgtacatTTACTGTACTATACCATTGGTAAAATATGGTTATAAATGTTttttactttagtttaagttaattttgattcatattgttctggaacTTCGTTGTAACATGATGGACATATTACACACTGAAACTAGTCGAGGAGTCAATTCTTTAATCATCGAGGGCTATACATATCGGAAAGTTAGTGTCCTGAAACATAACAACATATCTTACAAATGTACCATAAATTGTGTAAAGCCAGAGTCACCACGGATTCTATTGTCAAAACACTGATCGAGCATAAACGTGGCAGATGTCCGAAAGACAGAGGTTAAAGAACCATGGGTACTGTCAAGGAAAAAGTCTGGAGGTGTATCTTGTAGGCCTTCTTTCATCTTCCCTTAgtgagcaggggacaacagttatacatgttatgattgacaattcattacaTTTGTACAAGTGGCTAATGGAAGAGGTctaaaatgataaatgaaaaatagcacgacttggatggagagttctctcataccacatcttcttatatctattcacctgtaatttacctgtaaaaaaattggcacaaatgaaaaaaaaaattgggcaaatgaaagaaaaaatcagtGCAAATATAATTACAGattggcgcaaatgcaaaacactgccttgatatgatctttctaattctaatacCTAtatcacggtccactaaacatagtaaatgatagtgcgagtggggcttCCATGTACTATATTATAGACACATTCTTATTTACATTTCCATTTTAAGTACTACTTTATTAATATTTAATGGtatttatattcctttatttttttacagGTCAGAGAAAGCGATGAAAGTGATGATTACAGAGAGAGAACAGTCCAGTTGTTAGATGACTTTAAAATTTCTGGTATCAACGGAACACGTATCCTTCTGTTTTTGTCAACACTCAAtgtgttaattttcatttattttgattcTTTTAGTTTTAACTTTTATGTATCAaattaagaagatatggtatgattgacattgagacaactctccaaatgtTGTAGAAGTTAGCAAATATAGGCCACTACGACTTTTGATAGTGGGGCCCCCTTACTgcaaagcaagctataaaaggtcctgaaatgacaaatataaaacaattcaaaccggAAAACTAATGATCTAATTAAagtatgtacaaaacaataaacaagacaAGAAATATAGGAAAAAAATGATATActgcaacaaacaacaaccactgaatttcaagCTCCagcctgggacaggcacatacagaatgtgactgaGTTGAACATGTTAACAGCCAATCAACCCTCCACCTAACATGAATAATTATTCATGctatatagaatttaaaaaaaacacatacaaattttataattagAATAATAAAGCTAATTAGTTAAAACAAAATTTGTCTTCAAAGCCAAATGAGTACTGGACCAGGTTAGCAAatgacattgatttttttttacattgaaattcTTTTTGTAAAATCTTTACTATAGGCATGTTAAAATTAACACAAATAACACTTTGTATCTTTTTatacttatttataataaatatctaCAATCAATATAATTTGATATTAGACTAAGAGTTACAAATGGCCTGTGAAATTGCGTTCATTAGACTGTCAGTTTGTATTGATATTCAGATTCCCAAGGTGATAAATATTATCACATTTAGCTCGATTTGTAACAGATTTTGTGTCTAATGTTTGCTATCATTATTGTGGTATGGGATGGTTAATGATATTTTGATTAgcataatttgtttgttttcctgCGGATCAGTTTGACATTGAACTAAGAGTTAGGGTAATAGAATGTCCTATCGAGCAGCAGGGTTTCCTGTAAGATGAGGCTTGGGAATAATAAAAACACAATGCTTATATGCATATGAACATTGCAACCTGTCCTTGGACTAGCTCTATAAATTTACATTTAATTGTTGGAGTCAAAAATAAAACAGTATAGAAAaacttttctttatattattactCAAAAATAGAAATGAGATACCCAGATGGAAATATGATgaccaaaagaaaaacaaaatcaatacctTTCAAAAATAGTACGGCGAAAAACCAATAGATAATCTCTGAATTAAGAAGCTCTttgaaagaagagaaaaaaatctatgtttttgctgTTTCGAAAATGTTTGAATGTTAAAAGAATActgaaaatggataaaaaaaatacatacctaTACAACAGAAATGAGGGTACATACAAAATTGagaaattaaatacaaatataaatgctTGTATGAATTGAGATTTTCCtgtatacttgtatatatatgatTTGTTTCTATGATTGCATTGATCCTTAACTTAACACAGATGTCTGTATGGTATTTGAAGTTTTAGGAAATAATTTATTGAAGTTGATAATTCGATCAAATTACCAAGGAATTCCTGTACGAAACGTCAAATCTATTATTAAACAGGTAAGAATAAAATAAGTTTGAAACCGAAAGAGAAGGTATGATATAAAGATCAAGAATTTTTAAGTTCAGTTTACAGTTATTAGAGAGCCTTTTGAGGTTTTAATCAGATTTTATATTGCCTaatatgtatgtagcagaagcattctactttccaattaATAGCTGaaagatttttattttcacaattttgtaaaactgctatattttggggccaaaagggtcttactgaacctactcctttcatttTCAACACAATTGACTTGaacagttctgccaacttttcatgaAGCAAATAGGTGAGATTTGTCCAAAATTGttaagatcaaagagaaaaaacaatatatCAAAGGAAATGCTGCCAAATAAGCATAAAAATGCATGAGTCTCATGCCCAATGTGTGACTTGGCAGCCCTGCTTTAATATtgataacttttaataaatttattccatttcatacattttattatcttttataGGTTTTACAAGGGTTACATTATTTGCAtgtgaaatgtaaaataattcatacagataTAAAACCAGAAAACGTCCTGATGTGTGTAGACGACACTCACGTTCGTAAATTAGCTGCCGATGCTTTTGAATGGCAAAAGATTGGTTGTCCTATGCCAGGGTCAGCAGGTAGGGAAATTTTTATGTGTGTCTATGGAATTAATAGAGTCAAATCATAGATCTATAAACAGTTTACTTTAAAGATTTACTATCTTATATGTGAGTTTTCTGTCAGTTTACATTTATCACGTGATGACAGGTTGTTCTTATATCCTGTATAAGATAGATATATAGCATATGACATGTTTTAGCTAGTCTTATCTCAATGCTCCTGGCATTGCAATCATTGTTTGATATTGCCAAAAAGAAAATATCCATATTTCATGGGGAGGAAACTTTAGCACACAACTGTCAAATAAAATCATCCATTCATCAGATAGAGAATTATGTACCTAGGTACCTTTGATGCACTTTTTAGATCCTTAGTTAGCACATTCATGTGATGAATAGAAGAATGTAATCTCCATCAAATGTAGGAACATAAAATGTGAAGttaaaaatataatcattttaCTTTGCAGTGAGTACAGCACCGAAAGAGAAACCAGACACGTCCAAAATGTccaaaaataagaagaaaaagatgaagaagaaattaaagaaacagcaGCAGTTATTAGAGGTGCAAATGCAACAAATAGAGGAAAGTCAAATTGATTCAACGGTTTGTAGTCATTGCATCCTTTGTTGCAATTGTAATCAAACCTAGTTGATGTGGTGGTGTAATATATCTCTTTGTCATCTGACCAATGTCATGTCACTTCAGTAGCTTTCATTTCTCATTGCTTTGGAAAAACATTTTTGGTAGAATTTCTTAAAAGCTAAATTTTAAATCCATGCTTGCTGCTACTTTAGTTTGAAAGAAAGAGAAACATCTTAATTTGAGCTTTAAAGAGCAAAAATTGGTTCTGGTTGTTTGATGTTTTctgaaatttaaatttcaaaaatagaatGAAAGAGGTACTTTGTGGTGACTTAAAATgccatttttgttaaaaatttgcACTTTCACATTGGATTTTAACATGGCGTGTCCTAATGAAAATTAACACAATTGtgtagcaaatttttttttaactgcaaCTTAATTAGATagctattttcaaaattaattactATTTCACATTCTAACTTGGTGTGCAATACTCTAAAATTAATGGCATAATATAGTGCTAGCTATTTTTAACACTCCTGGCATTAAGATTTCAAGAGAAACACATTCATTTGACTTTCTGTTTCCTCatgttatttatatgtatatttagaATGTTTTACTACAGGGCTGTTCCATAAAAGCATACATGGGACACAGTGAAGGCACTTTCACTTTGGTTTTTGTCAAGTTAAGCAAAAATCTAAACACATTTATAAGTGTGTTTCTATATGTATTACTCATTTTAAAAGTGCCTTTATTGAGTATCATGTTTGTTGACATGGAACAGTTTTCACtatcatttgatatatttttttagtttttctctaggttatatctatatttattattgtaaacattttacttagtttatttataaaacagaCATCAGATCTAGAGGTTCTTTTAAAGTACATATTGAAAGTTTCATATcccatctataatactaaaataacgaagtccaatttgtcagccgtaatggggtaaaaacgacaaatcaaagaattccactttatatatagctaatataggacaatggtgtagattaaaccttttgttttccacattattgatattgccaataattaacaagttccgggtcaaatccgataccgataccaatagtacgTTCATCTGTGtaacctattaccttatctgtacattccgcatctgacaggcgcaccaccaaacggtgtatttaggattttgctatatacatggGTCAttatcacagggttgacactactaaattcaatcattgtcaaatttttccctattgtagtatctcaatcagtaagactttctaagataataatacaaatactaaaaatctggacttaaaataagacgtatatatatagagattaataaatggccttttccatatcagcctgggtatcatcctgAGACCCCAATATCAGCCCGagacccaggctgatatggaaaaggccatgtattaatcgctttatcatatacttccgacaatagttttatgtaaggcaaataaactaatgcaataactaaaacagtcaaacattttataaagaaaattaaaattatgaatcaaatatactatagttgtccaacaacagcatcattaactccttaaatatttatggtaacatttcctatagaggcattttgaaacattgaaaatttgaaagagttttacgatcattactactccatgtttgttgtactataaaatgattcataattgtcaatggcatttgttagcaagtattaaactatccccacaaaagttcccgtaaattttgacgtcgtcttaaaaaaacatctgacgttacaatggaaaagtaaacaaccgataccggaaacaccggaagtaacttgcacgagaggcactattatgggttttgtgcacgagatgcacctgatatgggttatcagcccgggtgggaaattatggcttgtgtacttccgctcattacacatatgcaaaagctatcatatcaatgctaagtatatgataaataaaaaatatatatataggtacagttttcaatttgttagcaaTACTCTGTTAAAATACTCCATtacaggaccttttgttttccaaataattaatatcacCAACTATTGATAAGTTATAgatcgacgggttcaaacagaaagattttgaaagcagagaaaactgtgtatcttatagtCGGCATGACTTTATCGGATGACAATAgttataccaatactaaaataaggcttgcgcattgTTATATATGCAGTCACGGACCCGCAACGCAATATCaagggtgtgttctagtacttcATAAGATCACTACATTCTACCATTTGTTAAATAATCTAGAACCCTTTGGATTTGTCTCATTATTATATTGCTTCTTTTTCAAGGAATTAAACCAATAGTTAATTGATCTGTAAATTAAATGAAGAAAAGGATTTTTATATCCCATAAAAGCActaaaataatgaatatttacGGAAAGatgacaattttttattttttttatcaatttgtatatCTTTTAGTAAATCATGCATTCTTGATTCTGTTAACCATACCCATTTTGCAAATTATCAGTCTTCCCTTTGCTTATATCCTCTTGCCCAGCTCTTTATAAAGATGCTTATTTATTTGGTTTTCTGGAAACAACACATCCCTGTTGCAAATCTACCATAGATAATCTACAGCAGTTAGTATGTTATTAAATTTAAGGTAGAAAATCAGTTAAGTGTacacatttcaaatttttttgggggaaCTATTCTATTAAAATGAAGGTAGGaagttgaattttatttttgaacacaCATCTTTCCATTTGATGGACTGCAAATGACTTAAAGAAAGTAAAGTAGTTGTGGGATGATTTTAAAAGTCTTTTCCTACCTTTCAACATATGTTTTGATAGTATATccctttaaaatcaaatattgtaTCCCAAAGTTTAATGGTACAATGAACTGCTGTAATTGTATATCAatgtaaaatttgtttgtttcaattttcaaaatatcttgcATTATGATTTGAATTATTAAGTTTTCAAATATGTAAAATTGAACACAAGTGAACCAACGACTGGTATATTTTCTGTCAGTAAATTCCATAAAGTGGATATCTGGATATGCAGGGTTTGTTTTTggtaaatatgtaaaatatttcacTGAATACACTAAGAAGAAGAACCTGACATTTGTCGTATTTCAACATTTTGGATACTACTACCTCAGATagcaaaatgtaaaaatttagTGTAAAAAGATTTTAAGGGTATAATTTTAATTCtgggaaaaataaaattacaataaatttatttcgtatctattttgatttgtattaaaattaatttaaaaaatggatattattcatctttttttttgggggggggggggggggggggtaatttctAATTTTTGACAGGTCTTTTAACGAAAATATACTGTACACAATTATGACCATTGAACTTACAATTGTATAGAACTTACATGTTTTATGTTGTTGTTATTGTATCACTTCTGACTTAAGATTGTATgtagtatgtatgtatgtattcaTTGTATTTGTGTTTATCAATCTGCACCTCTGTCACAGAAATATGATgtatttagattgatttttttaGCAGGAAATAGTGAATCTGACTCTGAactgttatttgataaagattaacattaacataaaaaaaatctgaaatatctttcatttcaaaatttaaatcataaaTGATAGTAGTGATTTTATATTTGATAGTAAATAGAATGTTATAACATAGATTCACATATTCACAAATGCTATAAACTGTTTGCATTTCCTGAATTTGATATATAGCATTAATTATTGTGTCAGTGTTGTGAACTTGTGATCTCTTTGTTTGctatgtataaaaataagtaaTTACATATACCAAAAAATACCAGTTACTTTCAACTGGGAGATAGACACACaggaaaaaaatatcagttactTTCAACTGGGAGATAGACACACAggaaaagttggaaaaaaaacaagGCCGAACGGGCAGACAACATCATAGGTAATCAGAAAATGAATAAAGTGTAGTTTAGTCTTCATTATAGATATTGTTTTGAAAGCAGAAACAGAGGAACTGAGTGATTAATTTATACATGAgaaattattgatatattttaacaTTACAGATGACACAGAGTGCCAGTATCAATAATTTTCCAGAGGGGAACCCAACAGGGGAAGGCATGGACCAAACTGATCAAGACAACACAGAAACCAGCGATCTGCCAAATTCTGAAACTTCCAGTCTAAATATGCCTAGCTCTGAAAGTTCTAACCTGATTTCACCCATTTCGGACAGCTCTAATCTCATTTCACCAACTTCTGAAAGTTCTAATCCATTGCCCAATAGTGAAAGTACTGTCCCTAGCTCTGACGCATCACCTGTGATTGAACAAGCAAATATAACCAAAAATGATAGTGAAATAACTATTACAGAAtcagataataataataaaggtAAATATGAAGTGACGTATCATTGCAAGTCAAGTTGGCGGTATACATGATTGAGGCatttatacctttttttaaaacacatttagacCAATTCTCATCAAGAAATTTAGacttgcaatatttttttaagataactTCCTTGATAGATGTAAACTTCGTTTGATAACTCAATTATTAATCACCTTTTACACTTCTGTATTGATTTATTATAAAGCATGTTCTTCTTTTCAGCATTTGGATTTATATAAAACTTGACACTGAAAGAAGTGATTTGCACAGTTTCCCTGTTATATCTGGTTTATAAGAGTTAGTTACCACATAATACCCATGCTTGTTTGTCTTTACAATTTAATAGGATTTTGTGGGAAATTTTGATAATTGGCTGAAACTAGATATTGTTCAATTTGTTGTGTGAAAGGACTAGAGATCATCGCTGTTAGTCTAACATGGGTAACGGATAGCAGCATGTGCTCTTCATATTTCGGTCATCATTCTTCAGCAGCTCTGCATcatattgatttgaaatttggGGTTTAATGTTATCTTTATTAGTTGTAAGGTGCTATgcattttcatggttttggttCATGGACAGCAATTTTGGCTTCTAATATTACAAATTCTGCCTACTGGAAATCCTGTTCCAAAATTTGCAACTTGCataatacatttgtttaaaatttagaaTTAGCTGGGTGTCTGTTAGATCAAAGGTGTATTACATGTGATTTTTTATCACTTTCACGCCTCTTTAGAAAAATGCAAGGAATAAAATTATGTCTcttcattaatatttatttgtgggaaaatatgaatattttgcaTGCTTATTATTACTTTATTTGAAACTTATCGAGACTCAAGtgcataaatatgataaataaaaaataaattaaactgcTATTTGTTTTTCAGTTAAAGAGAAAAATATTGTGAATGAAACAAAAACTGAAAATGCAAACgaaaataatgttgaaaaaaaatccacagaaACGTGTCAACCAGACATTATAGACTTAAATATCAAAGAGGTTGAATCCAAATTAAATGTGGAAAATGAGAAGAAATCAGTTGAGGAAGGACAACAAAATTCAGAGGTTGTACACGATGCAGGGGACGTTCCTATGTGTAATGGATTTGAATCTCAGAACGGTGATATGAATACAAACTTTTCTAGTAAATGTGAGACAGCAATGGATCAAGAAGTGCCACAAGAGGAAGCCCAAGACCACAGGGGAAATAGACGCTCACATAGTCCAAGTAGTCAGACTCCCAGTGATAAAACAGATTCTTCAAGTAAGTTGCTGTCAGGTGTAAGATAAAAGATTATCAACAAATTTTCTTATAGGAAATAGGAAATGGTGATCATCTagtctatatatatgtatctGAATCAATAATTTAATATGTCTCACCCGCTGGTATCATCTGATCTTGACAtggatatcaataatgtggtcatttttataaatttcctgtttacaaaactttgaatttttcgaaaaactaaggattttgttatcccaggcatagattaccttagccgtatttggcacaactttttggaattttggatcctcaatgctcttcaactttgtacttgtttggctttataaatattttgatatgatcgtgactgatgagtcttatgtagatgaaatgcgcgtctggtgtactcaattataaccctggtaccattgataactatgTACACCACTGGTtccatgccactgctggtggacatttcgtccccaagggtatcaccagcccagtagtcaacactttggcttaaaaatattttgatatgagcctcactgattagtcttatatagatgaaacacgcgtctggcgttctaaattataatcctggtaccataTTCATGATTCatggtcaattttaagttttcatagttaagtttgtttcttagatgcTACAAGCAATATGTCATCTATATGAAATGCATAGGTTGatagtaaggtgtacatgtctgtctggcatagttcatctgaccttgacctcattttcttggatcttgttaagtttatgtgatactaaAGTTaatagtaaagctttatatttcggACTATCAGCATCAAATCAGTGGTTAGTAAAGAAGGAAAACATTTTAGCCTGTGCATTCttttaacataatatatattaGCACGAAGGCTTCAAATATTTCAGATTGAatatatgtttatgtatttttaGGTGGGAAAGCAAATGCTGCCAGACCAGATCCTGTGAGAGAAGAATGTGACATTCCTGT
This sequence is a window from Mytilus edulis chromosome 1, xbMytEdul2.2, whole genome shotgun sequence. Protein-coding genes within it:
- the LOC139482318 gene encoding SRSF protein kinase 3-like isoform X7, which gives rise to MRSEAPQNKEPEYEEEEEILGSDDDEQEDPSDYEKGGYHPVKIGDLFNNKYHVIRKLGWGHFSTVWLCWDMSCKRFVALKVVKSAQHYTETALDEIKLLKCVRESDESDDYRERTVQLLDDFKISGINGTHVCMVFEVLGNNLLKLIIRSNYQGIPVRNVKSIIKQVLQGLHYLHVKCKIIHTDIKPENVLMCVDDTHVRKLAADAFEWQKIGCPMPGSAVSTAPKEKPDTSKMSKNKKKKMKKKLKKQQQLLEVQMQQIEESQIDSTMTQSASINNFPEGNPTGEGMDQTDQDNTETSDLPNSETSSLNMPSSESSNLISPISDSSNLISPTSESSNPLPNSESTVPSSDASPVIEQANITKNDSEITITESDNNNKVKEKNIVNETKTENANENNVEKKSTETCQPDIIDLNIKEVESKLNVENEKKSVEEGQQNSEVVHDAGDVPMCNGFESQNGDMNTNFSSKCETAMDQEVPQEEAQDHRGNRRSHSPSSQTPSDKTDSSSGKANAARPDPVREECDIPVKIADLGNACWTYHRFTEDIQTRQYRCLEVLIGAGYGPPADIWSTACMAFELIVGDYLFEPHSGEDYSRDEDHIAHIIELLGPIPRHIALAGKYSREFFNRRGELKHILKLKPWALTEVLQEKYEWTPEEAGAFGDFIVPMLEFDPEKRATAEECLQHPWLNEV
- the LOC139482318 gene encoding SRSF protein kinase 3-like isoform X4, with the protein product MWNYGMSKLLGILKQNWQQFYTGRSRSEAPQNKEPEYEEEEEILGSDDDEQEDPSDYEKGGYHPVKIGDLFNNKYHVIRKLGWGHFSTVWLCWDMSCKRFVALKVVKSAQHYTETALDEIKLLKCVRESDESDDYRERTVQLLDDFKISGINGTHVCMVFEVLGNNLLKLIIRSNYQGIPVRNVKSIIKQVLQGLHYLHVKCKIIHTDIKPENVLMCVDDTHVRKLAADAFEWQKIGCPMPGSAVSTAPKEKPDTSKMSKNKKKKMKKKLKKQQQLLEVQMQQIEESQIDSTMTQSASINNFPEGNPTGEGMDQTDQDNTETSDLPNSETSSLNMPSSESSNLISPISDSSNLISPTSESSNPLPNSESTVPSSDASPVIEQANITKNDSEITITESDNNNKVKEKNIVNETKTENANENNVEKKSTETCQPDIIDLNIKEVESKLNVENEKKSVEEGQQNSEVVHDAGDVPMCNGFESQNGDMNTNFSSKCETAMDQEVPQEEAQDHRGNRRSHSPSSQTPSDKTDSSSGKANAARPDPVREECDIPVKIADLGNACWTYHRFTEDIQTRQYRCLEVLIGAGYGPPADIWSTACMAFELIVGDYLFEPHSGEDYSRDEDHIAHIIELLGPIPRHIALAGKYSREFFNRRGELKHILKLKPWALTEVLQEKYEWTPEEAGAFGDFIVPMLEFDPEKRATAEECLQHPWLNEV
- the LOC139482318 gene encoding SRSF protein kinase 1-like isoform X3 translates to MSSKIPRKALVLQAKKKRSKAKSRFKTDEKKRSSEAPQNKEPEYEEEEEILGSDDDEQEDPSDYEKGGYHPVKIGDLFNNKYHVIRKLGWGHFSTVWLCWDMSCKRFVALKVVKSAQHYTETALDEIKLLKCVRESDESDDYRERTVQLLDDFKISGINGTHVCMVFEVLGNNLLKLIIRSNYQGIPVRNVKSIIKQVLQGLHYLHVKCKIIHTDIKPENVLMCVDDTHVRKLAADAFEWQKIGCPMPGSAVSTAPKEKPDTSKMSKNKKKKMKKKLKKQQQLLEVQMQQIEESQIDSTMTQSASINNFPEGNPTGEGMDQTDQDNTETSDLPNSETSSLNMPSSESSNLISPISDSSNLISPTSESSNPLPNSESTVPSSDASPVIEQANITKNDSEITITESDNNNKVKEKNIVNETKTENANENNVEKKSTETCQPDIIDLNIKEVESKLNVENEKKSVEEGQQNSEVVHDAGDVPMCNGFESQNGDMNTNFSSKCETAMDQEVPQEEAQDHRGNRRSHSPSSQTPSDKTDSSSGKANAARPDPVREECDIPVKIADLGNACWTYHRFTEDIQTRQYRCLEVLIGAGYGPPADIWSTACMAFELIVGDYLFEPHSGEDYSRDEDHIAHIIELLGPIPRHIALAGKYSREFFNRRGELKHILKLKPWALTEVLQEKYEWTPEEAGAFGDFIVPMLEFDPEKRATAEECLQHPWLNEV